A segment of the Manihot esculenta cultivar AM560-2 chromosome 13, M.esculenta_v8, whole genome shotgun sequence genome:
TAAACCTTCCTCAAtacatattacaataaaaatctTTTTCTTAAATGAATTAGGAGAACCTTTTCTCCTTATGGGCTGCAAGAATTTAGCCATCTAAATTGaggctaattaatttaaaataagtacaataaaatactaaaactctaaaataataaaatgaaatgtaAGTGTATTTCGGCCATAATGGGCTATATAGGCAAAAAAGGTGTTGCATTCTCCAAATAAGTTGGAGTTCATATATTACAACTGTTTACTTTATTTGAACTCTTGTAGTTGATTTTCAAGTCCTTTGGTAGGTTGCCATGCATTCCAAACTAGATTATATCATGAATAATCTTTCATGAATATTTCTGTGCTCTCCTAACATAGTTTTCATCTCAAATATCTATCTTCCACCTATGATGATTTGATATTGAATGATTCCAAAATTAGTTTCAAATTTTCTAGCTAGCATCTTTGGAGATTCTTGGAGCCCTTGTGTAGTTTGTTTAGAAGTAATATCCCCTTATACACACATCAAATAGCTATAGCATTCAGTTAGTTTAGTTTTAagtcgaatcaaattaaattgtgCAAGAGTTGGAAAGGGAGTGAACATTTGGTTGATTCAGTTCAAAATagaattaaactgaaaaaatgaaaaacttataattttagtttttatgaaaaccgaaccaaatcgaattgaatcaaatcaaattgaatcaaattgatctgattcaattcgattcgattaattggacttttattttttacacattatttttaatgttctaaaatttaattgaagtatgtcaattttatttagtttgatCCATATTTTATCAAAACGAtacaatattataataaattagttgagttcaattttgtcaaatttttttattgaaatcgaactgaaccaaatcaaatctatatttctaaaatttttaaaattagaaaacgAATCGaaccaaaaaattataaaatcaaattaaaattttaattaattcagttcCACCAATTATTTCAGTTTGAACCTAGAGATTTTGAATTTTGCTAAGATTAATAAATTAGGGGTATCTTTGGTAAATCATTAAACATGAGCTGAAGTACAAAAGGAAAAGATTTGGAATACTGGCTACTGGCATCTTTAATGAGCTCTTTAAATTTGTTGGTTTAATTTAGGAATGACAACAGGTTGAGTTTTTGTGAGTCGTTTCTCTATCCAAACACTATTATAATGATTTAAAATACTATGTAATTCAATTTTGttaataatttagttaaaaggcaattattattataacatattttaaaaataaataaataaataaatattacagaTGTGGCCGTCTTTGATAGCCAAAGCCAAAGAAGGGGGACTAGATGTTGTTCAGACCTATGTGTTCTGGAATCTCCACGAGCCCCAACCTGGAGAGGTGAGTAATtactatatacatatatatacgaGTCCGCTGTCTGAAATTTGTAATTGTGGGAGTGGCAGTATGATTTCAGTGGAAGATATGATTTGGTGAAATTTATAAGGGAAATACAAACACAAGGTCTTTATGCCTGCCTTAGGATTGGACCTTTCATCGAGAGTGAATGGACTTACGggtatttaactaattaattaatatgaatataggtcattttcaattttatataaagaaaataaatgccTTATTATTATTGGTTTTCAGGGGTTTACCCTTTTGGTTGCATGATGTCCCTGGCATTGTTTATCGATCAGACAATCAACCCTTCAAGGCGTGTGCACCTCCCTAGcttctctctctttctatttctctaaatttatatatacacaTTGATTATTAATTTTCCTTGTCTTTTATTCAGTTTTACATGCAAAATTTTACAACAAAAATAGTCAACTTGATGAAGTCCGAGGGTTTATATGCTTCACAAGGAGGTCCCATAATCTTATCACAGGCAAGTAGAAATTAATgagaattaatagaaaaaaattttgtattttttttcaattaaaatttaattttttaaaattattctaattaatttttaccgTATTTgtattcttaaaaaattatcacgtcaatatcatataataaaatttaaaattaatcgtaaaaaatctctaatttatttttattataatttcaccCAATAcatatatctattttttttaaagtcaaactaaatatatttatcgttgtttatataattaaaaacttataaaattatcatcaaattactttttctattattaaatatatttaaaaattattattcatattattatttaattttttatatttttatcgataattttataataataatttaccttgatcttattttaactaaaatcatTATCAATCTATTTTTCTTGAATCTATctaatatattttctatttaacattatttttaaaactataattaaaaaaataattttattaaatacataaCTAATTGTgttgtattaaaaataatttaaaataatatttaataagattcagtttaaaaatattcaaaataataaaataattttttagaatattttttaaattattttttaatttcaaatataatactaatccaccacattttttaaaattatactaatatttagaataaatttttaaaaaattaataataatcattatcgatttaaaaaaaacattattcttttaattttattgtaattttatttaaaatttttaaattattattaattttgctctaaaattaattaaattaatggatATGTTAACGTTTCATTAATTTTACGAGAGAAGTGacaattctattaatttttaacggTATAAATAACAGTagaatacaattaaaataattttaaaaaattatattttaattgataaaaaataaaatataattataataaaaaatacgttttttttatcatttactCAATTAATAATGACTTGacctatttttataatttttttataggaGTATGTAATTTCAATCAAGCTATCTCTTTAAATTTAGTTTCATAAAATTCAATGGATTATCGGAAATTAACtaacattaaataatattaataaataaaataatacagaTTGAAAATGAATATGGAAATATTGAAGCGGCTTTTGGAGAAAATGGAACTTCATATGTCCGTTGGGCAGCAAAAATGGCGGTTGACCTACAAACTGGCGTGCCGTGGATTATGTGCAAGCAAAACGATGCTCCTGATCCGGTGGTTGGCTTCTCCCACttctttttaattcttttacctgccttaatttttttaaggagCTCAAAGTTTTGCAGATTAATACATGCAATGGGATGAGATGTGGTGAAACTTTTGGAGGGCCTAACTCACCAACAAAGCCATCACTTTGGACAGAGAATTGGACATCATTGTACGCAATCACCCTCTTAAATtctcattattaatttatttttactcaAATAACATATTACCAATTCAGCTATCAAGTGTATGGAGGAGAAGCATACATACGATCAGCTCAGGACATTGCGTTTCATGTGGCTCTTTTTATTGCAAAAAATGGAAGCTACGTGAACTATTACATGGTACGCTGAACCAATTAATCCTTTATTATGAATATATACGTTATATGATTAAttgtgataaaataaataaatgaagtatCACGGTGGAACGAATTTCGGCAGAACAGCATCAGCTTACGTCATAACAGGTTATTACGATCAAGCTCCCATTGATGAATATGGTAGGTTGTGTATGgataattgttttaattttttttttttttaaaaaaaaagaagaaaaactatttaattaatgcatcagagatttttttttttttttttctaaatgaaTAATACAGGTTTAATCAGGCAACCCAAATGGGGCCATCTTAGGGAGCTGCATTCTGTGATCAAGTCTTGCTCTTCAATTTTACTTGAAGGAATGCAAACTAATTTCTCATTGGGTCCACTTCAACAGGTGAGATGAAAGCATAACTACTAAACTGATCTCTCCGACCATAACCACCTTAATTAATTTGGAGAAATTATATGAATAGGAGAACCAATTgcatattaatttatcattggATTTATTTCCATGTCAAATATTGATGGAACAGGTGAGGATgagtagtattcggttcaaatcaaaaaaattaatcgaattgaattaatttaaaattttgatttagatttttatttatttcggtttagtttgatttttaattttaaaatttttgttatttcggttcaatttagttttgatctgaaaaaaatcgaatcgaatcgattagtgataatagtatattattttcaataatttggAGAGAtcagatcatattaaaattaaaatattttaattaaattttaaaatattaaaaaaattaaagtgtaaaaaataaaaaaatttattaaaaattcaaaccgatcaaatcaaattaaatcaaaccggttcagtttgatttttgatcaaaatcgattcggtttgatttttataaataccaaaatttcgattttcgatttatttCACCTAATGCTCACCCGAATCAGTCATAATTTGGCAAAGTGAAGTTGGGTCAGATTAAGCATGTTTGAAATTCCCAGTGAATTTGGTCAAGTGTGTAAATCCATCAAAATTTTTTACTTCATTTCTTCATGAAATTGAAAGCAGGCATATGTTTTTGAAGCACAAGGAGCAGGATGCGCTGCATTTCTTGTGAATAATAATTCAAACAATGCAACTGTTGAATTTAGAAATAAATCGTATGATTTGCTTCCAAAGTCCATTAGTATTTTACCCGACTGTGAAAAGATAGTCTTCAACACAGCTAAGGTACGTACCTAATATTCTtgcatttcaaaaaaattattatttttttaaaaaaaatttgtagaaaatagaaaataggtCTATATTTCTTTGTTTTTGTAAGCACAGGTAAATGTAGAGTCCAACAAAAGAATCATGACATCAACTTACAAATTGAAGGATGTTGATAAGTGGGAAAGTTATAGAGATGTTATTCCCAACTACTCAGATACCACAATAAGATCAAATAGTCTGTTGGAGCAAATGAATTCAACCAAAGATAAATCAGATTATCTTTGGTATACTTTGACCTTTCAACCTAATTCCTCTTGCACTCAACCTCTACTCCATCTTCAGTCTCTTGCACATGTTGCCTACGCTTTTGTCAACAACAAATTTGCAGGTTACTTTCTACCATTCTCTTTCAAAAGTTGGAAGTGCGATTTCAACACGCTCAGCAGTGAAAATGTTTTTGGTTCCAGGGTCAGCTCATGGAAGTAAAAATGACAAAGGTCCATTCATTATGGAAGTGCCGATAGCCTTAAACGACGACGGAATGACCAATAATATTTCTATTCTGAGTGTTATGGTTGGATTACcggtaaaattaattaataatatcagCTGGTGTGcgtacttttaattaattaattattcaaaaaCAACTAATTTTAATAAGAATGGTTGAAGGATTCTGGAGCTTTTTTGGAGAAGAGGTATGCTGGATTAACAAGAGTTGAAATTCAATGTACTCTAGAAAAGGACTTGTACAATTTTACTACCGATTACCAATGGGGATATCAGGTTAGTTATCAAACTATAGGAATCTGATGTTGTCggtttttattgtaataattttttattatccaCCATTGTTGCAGGTAGGAGTGGTGGGAGAGAACTTACAAATATACAAAGGTGAACTTTTGGACAGTGTTGATTGGTGGAAAGCTGATTTCTCCACTGCTCAGCCGCTTACTTGGTTTAAGGTACATAAATTAATTCTCCATGTTGATAAAGGACTAATTAGACTCTGTCAAGAGTGTTaatcaatatcgtttggctaagataGGTTAAAAGAAACAGTTTTAtcgaaaattttcaaatattgaaAAGTAGATTTCTAATAGTTAAAGGATGTTATTTATAATacaaacaaaaccctaatatgcaaaattatgaaaatatctaaaatatctaaaaaaataattaaaatacaaaattgacccctaaacaataaaattttcatatcgaaTTTTGTGACAGACCTATGGCTttcgtcacacttttgaaagtcgtgtgtCTCGAATTTCTCTTTTCGAAAAACTATCGTGGATTTCGGTCGGACGTCGGCAGCAAAAATTAGATTCGATCaaagtctgccgtaaaatctAAGATTAGTTACTTCATGtcatatatatttttgttgAATCCCATCTCGTTGATAAAGCATCCACTTCAATGAAGGGAAATAGCCTTCAAAAGCATCCACTTTCAACTCTATTGTAGCCTTCCATCTTGGATATTTACTTGCTTGAGAATAAGATATAGGTTCACTAACGAGTGAGATGTTGTTGGCAAAGGAAAGGTGATTTGGTGAAAATTGGTAACCAGAGGCGGTGGCACTGGCAACAAAGTTAGTGAGCCAAGTAGATTTGGAAATATTTCTGTGTGATCTTCTAAATGGCAGCAGAATTGCTATCAACATTCATCCCATTTACTAAATTCAACTGCCTTCCATATCTTCTCAACAACCCGATCTTGATTCTTTCCAACTCCATTTTCACAAGTTACATTCTACATAAAATGTACCGTTTCACTTAATGCCACACTTCTTTTCTATTCAAAACTTTTTTAATGCAGTCACTCTCTTACTTATTGCATAACGCACCGTTTAGCTTTATCTTCAACCTTCGGCTCAGAACACAGGAACACATGATTTGTGGATTCAATTCATTTTCActtctcaattaaaaataaatggtaCTACATACGTTTACATCTCCATATTATTTAAAATCCatccattaaatatttaatttaaaaattgaatgcctaaatttataaaactaaaaataaaatagttatatttctaataatttatcaaaaaataataaaaaaagctcTCATGTGGCTTATGTTCTGCTATATCTGCTTTTAAGTTTTCATTAAATGTAGTCTAAATTTTTACGAAATGGTAAAATTATTGAGAATGactttgttatttttataaaaatttaaataatggtaaggaaaatttaaaatatagttaataataaatatgaccTAATAATTTTATGTCTGAATTTTAGTTGTCAATTTAAAGCATAGTCTGAATATTTAAATAGGCCATCGGtaacataataattttatatttaattattataatctattatatatatatatatatataaagctgGCTCAGTGAataggaaaataattttttttattattaattttttttaattttttttaaattttttattgatctacttatatatttattattggtaGGCGATTGTTTTAACAATCTACATTCGTTTAATTtatcttttgattttttaataaaaattaatttgcattttatttattaattttatcctgaaaaagatatatatatttgtgTTATTACGTTGGGTTGACATAAGTTTAAAGTGTTATATTTTTCTTTCGTGGagatgtaaatttatttatttatatgaaaaataaaacatttaaat
Coding sequences within it:
- the LOC110629676 gene encoding beta-galactosidase 6, with product MLWVCIGWFIVLATVAAGATMAESGGGDVAYDGRSLIIDGQRKILFSGSIHYPRSTPEMWPSLIAKAKEGGLDVVQTYVFWNLHEPQPGEYDFSGRYDLVKFIREIQTQGLYACLRIGPFIESEWTYGGLPFWLHDVPGIVYRSDNQPFKFYMQNFTTKIVNLMKSEGLYASQGGPIILSQIENEYGNIEAAFGENGTSYVRWAAKMAVDLQTGVPWIMCKQNDAPDPVINTCNGMRCGETFGGPNSPTKPSLWTENWTSFYQVYGGEAYIRSAQDIAFHVALFIAKNGSYVNYYMYHGGTNFGRTASAYVITGYYDQAPIDEYGLIRQPKWGHLRELHSVIKSCSSILLEGMQTNFSLGPLQQAYVFEAQGAGCAAFLVNNNSNNATVEFRNKSYDLLPKSISILPDCEKIVFNTAKVNVESNKRIMTSTYKLKDVDKWESYRDVIPNYSDTTIRSNSLLEQMNSTKDKSDYLWYTLTFQPNSSCTQPLLHLQSLAHVAYAFVNNKFAGSAHGSKNDKGPFIMEVPIALNDDGMTNNISILSVMVGLPDSGAFLEKRYAGLTRVEIQCTLEKDLYNFTTDYQWGYQVGVVGENLQIYKGELLDSVDWWKADFSTAQPLTWFKTKFETPKGNDPVILNLTTMGKGQAWVNGQNIGRYWISFLTSKGHPSQTWYHVPRAFLNMSSANLLVILEESNGDPSKISVNTVSTKTLPHYISSNHFRKNSM